A section of the Eriocheir sinensis breed Jianghai 21 chromosome 40, ASM2467909v1, whole genome shotgun sequence genome encodes:
- the LOC127009246 gene encoding uncharacterized protein LOC127009246 isoform X6 encodes MWRLTATLLLAALASALPQGGYLPPRPDPVCETITSEVYDTRVQTSIAVQTVDQVDTQYITTTIVRPQVVPTTIYNTRVQTIPQIETSVIQSTTNVVSDRVVTQTVPSPPRQEVQYITTTRVVPQVSYVTQTQVQTQVVPVEVTRTQVQTVNTPVINYQTQAVQQTQYVSVPGPDVVRTRVQTVVQTSVVRQQQPGNTRYVTSTSVRQVVQTSVVRGRDVVSTSVVQRQQVIPYTSVNTRYENAYTTREQVVTQTNVVTQTQVQTQVVPQEVVRTQVVPTTIYTTIYRTQVQPFTQVQTVVQTQYVTPAPVYQTQEVTRTSVVQVPGQDRVVTQQVVQTQQQQQVVYQTVNQPQQVTVTRTVTGTCGQTGYNYNRPQNAFNF; translated from the coding sequence ATGTGGCGCTTGACGGCGACGCTGCTGCTGGCCGCCCTGGCCTCTGCCTTGCCCCAGGGAGGTTATCTTCCACCCAGACCAGATCCAGTTTGTGAGACGATCACCTCTGAGGTGTATGATACTCGCGTTCAAACATCCATTGCCGTCCAGACTGTCGACCAAGTTGATACGCAGTATATTACCACAACCATTGTTAGACCACAGGTCGTGCCAACCACAATATACAATACAAGAGTCCAGACAATTCCACAAATTGAAACAAGTGTCATCCAGAGTACGACCAACGTCGTTTCTGACCGAGTGGTAACCCAGACCGTGCCCAGCCCTCCTCGCCAAGAGGTTCAGTACATCACCACGACCCGTGTCGTGCCTCAAGTCAGCTACGTCACCCAGACTCAGGTGCAGACACAGGTTGTGCCTGTAGAAGTCACACGCACACAGGTTCAGACAGTTAACACCCCTGTCATCAACTACCAGACACAGGCGGTGCAGCAAACACAGTATGTCTCAGTACCTGGACCGGATGTGGTCCGTACCCGCGTGCAGACCGTGGTCCAGACCTCCGTGGTCCGCCAACAACAACCCGGTAACACCCGCTACGTCACCTCCACCAGCGTGCGTCAGGTGGTTCAGACAAGCGTGGTCCGAGGCCGGGACGTTGTCAGCACTAGCGTGGTCCAACGCCAGCAGGTCATCCCCTACACCTCCGTCAACACCCGCTACGAAAACGCTTACACCACTCGCGAGCAGGTCGTCACCCAAACCAACGTCGTCACTCAGACCCAAGTCCAGACACAGGTTGTTCCCCAAGAAGTGGTGCGGACCCAGGTGGTGCCCACCACCATCTACACCACCATCTACAGGACCCAGGTGCAGCCCTTCACTCAGGTGCAGACGGTGGTCCAGACCCAGTATGTCACTCCCGCCCCCGTCTACCAGACCCAGGAGGTGACCCGCACCTCGGTGGTGCAAGTCCCCGGCCAGGACCGCGTTGTAACCCAGCAGGTGGTGCAgactcagcagcagcagcaggtcgtGTACCAGACAGTCAACCAGCCACAGCAGGTCACCGTCACCAGGACCGTCACTGGGACTTGCGGACAGACTGGATACAACTACAACAGACCACAAAACGCTTTCAACTTttaa
- the LOC127009246 gene encoding mucin-12-like isoform X3, whose product MKLLLLLSVLLGLSFSASVERQRRQVWGNKVNLESSQGYLPPRQECQPSTIYRTQTQYSTQVIPSTVYNNDVQYITETSVSVQQVYTTVTSEVVRTQQIPSIVYQTVTVTRTQENTRTQVVTLPAQVNYVTSTQEAVRTQVQYETRYSTRIQQVPTTVTRNVVSTQTVPQQVVSTVYRTQYVTSTQQLPGQTRTIDSTQYSTVYSTAVIPGQDVVLTTTVYSTNAVTQTITQPGQTQVITSTQVVPVTTTIYSEVVRTSTQTQYVTSTSVQQQVSTVYRTQQVPQYNTRTVTVPQQVVSTQVSTQVVPTTIYSQQTIYTTQNLPAQTQYVTVTRTAVSTEQQPGQTRTQYVTSTVYNTNYVTSTTYNRVVNTITATSTTQPDCNTGYNYPTPDQRFNALG is encoded by the coding sequence ATGaagctgctgctactgctgtctGTGCTGCTGGGGTTGTCGTTCTCAGCCTCGGTGGAGCGACAACGGCGGCAGGTTTGGGGCAACAAAGTAAACCTTGAGTCGTCTCAAGGATACCTCCCACCACGCCAAGAGTGCCAACCCTCGACGATCTACCGTACGCAGACCCAGTACTCTACTCAGGTGATTCCCTCCACCGTGTATAACAACGACGTCCAGTACATCACGGAGACATCGGTCAGCGTGCAACAAGTATATACGACAGTCACTTCGGAGGTGGTACGGACCCAACAGATCCCATCCATCGTGTACCAGACAGTGACGGTAACCCGCACACAGGAGAACACTCGCACCCAGGTGGTCACCCTTCCGGCTCAGGTCAACTACGTCACTAGCACACAAGAGGCTGTCCGCACCCAGGTCCAGTACGAGACCAGGTACTCCACGCGCATCCAGCAGGTGCCCACCACCGTCACCAGGAACGTGGTGTCCACCCAGACAGTGCCCCAGCAGGTGGTCAGCACCGTCTACAGGACACAGTACGTCACCAGTACCCAGCAGCTCCCGGGACAGACACGCACCATCGACAGCACCCAGTACAGCACCGTATACTCCACCGCGGTCATCCCCGGCCAGGACGTCGTGCTCACTACCACCGTCTACAGCACTAACGCCGTCACCCAAACCATCACCCAGCCGGGACAGACCCAAGTCATCACCTCCACCCAGGTGGTGCCCGTCACTACCACCATCTACTCGGAGGTGGTGCGCACCAGCACCCAGACCCAGTACGTCACCAGCACGTCGGTGCAGCAGCAGGTGTCCACCGTCTACCGCACGCAGCAGGTGCCTCAGTACAACACCAGGACGGTCACAGTGCCCCAGCAGGTGGTCAGCACCCAGGTGTCGACGCAGGTGGTGCCCACGACCATCTACTCGCAGCAAACCATCTACACCACCCAAAACCTGCCGGCCCAGACGCAGTACGTGACAGTCACCCGCACCGCCGTCAGCACCGAGCAGCAGCCTGGCCAGACACGCACGCAGTACGTCACCAGCACCGTCTACAACACCAATtatgtcacctccaccacctacaACAGAGTCGTCAACACCATCACGGCCACAAGTACCACCCAGCCCGATTGCAACACCGGATATAACTATCCCACCCCTGATCAGCGCTTTAATGCATtgggctaa